Proteins encoded by one window of Magnetococcales bacterium:
- the hypE gene encoding hydrogenase expression/formation protein HypE: MSDRILLSHGGGGRLSQQLITQEILSRFGSGPLRTLPDAATLHLENRHICFSTDSFVVQPLEFPGGNIGDLAVHGTVNDLAVAGSTPRWLSLGLILEEGLPLSTLRKVLDAIKLAADQCHVLVATGDTKVVRRGQCDGLYINTAGIGEAIPGYSLGLDRIVPGDRILVSGTLGDHGAAVLAAREAFQIQNGPVSDSRPVHRLVQTLQPLANAIHFMRDPTRGGVAAVLNEMVLGQSFGMQIRENNLPFAPATRALAEMLGLDLLHVASEGCLVLVCAENAAGHVLDRWHALPEGADAKEIGLVTSHSGRVILETAIGGQRMVDLPGGELLPRIC, translated from the coding sequence ATGAGTGACCGTATCCTGTTGAGCCATGGTGGCGGTGGACGGCTTTCCCAACAATTGATCACCCAGGAAATTCTCTCCCGTTTTGGTTCAGGACCCTTGCGCACCCTCCCCGATGCCGCAACCCTGCACCTGGAAAACCGACACATCTGCTTTTCAACCGACAGTTTCGTGGTCCAACCCCTGGAATTTCCTGGCGGTAATATCGGCGATCTGGCCGTCCATGGCACCGTCAACGATCTGGCCGTGGCCGGTTCCACTCCCCGCTGGCTCTCCCTTGGCCTGATTCTGGAAGAGGGGTTGCCCCTCTCCACCCTGCGCAAGGTATTGGACGCCATCAAACTGGCCGCCGATCAATGTCACGTACTCGTGGCAACCGGTGACACCAAAGTGGTCCGGCGTGGTCAATGTGATGGCCTGTATATCAATACAGCCGGCATTGGCGAAGCGATTCCCGGATATTCCCTGGGTCTTGACCGCATCGTCCCCGGGGATCGCATCCTGGTCAGCGGCACGCTGGGCGACCATGGGGCGGCCGTGCTGGCGGCCCGGGAAGCGTTCCAGATCCAAAACGGCCCGGTCAGCGACTCCCGTCCCGTTCACCGCCTGGTGCAAACCCTGCAACCCCTGGCCAACGCCATCCACTTCATGCGCGACCCGACCCGGGGTGGCGTGGCCGCCGTCCTGAACGAAATGGTCCTCGGTCAGAGTTTTGGCATGCAGATCCGCGAAAACAACCTCCCCTTCGCCCCGGCCACCAGGGCTTTGGCCGAAATGTTGGGACTGGATCTGCTGCATGTGGCCTCGGAAGGGTGTCTGGTGCTTGTTTGTGCCGAAAACGCAGCCGGACATGTTCTGGATCGATGGCATGCCTTGCCGGAAGGCGCAGATGCAAAAGAAATCGGCCTCGTGACGAGCCACTCCGGTCGGGTCATCCTGGAAACCGCGATTGGCGGGCAACGCATGGTGGATCTGCCCGGCGGCGAACTCCTGCCCAGAATTTGCTGA